A window of Fusarium musae strain F31 chromosome 1, whole genome shotgun sequence genomic DNA:
CAGAAGGTGAGGAAGCGGATGTAGTTGAATCCGGCAACCCtcctgaagatgagaagtcGGACATTGAAGCCGAGGACAACGATGAGGATCAGGAAGCAGACGCTGAAGTCACTGCGAATAAAGAATCGAGTGACGTCGAAAACGAAGCTATTCTCGATGACCACGAAGAGAAGGAACCAGAGATACTCCCAAAGGACCACGCCCCGGAAGCCTCTGCAGATGACGAGATTGTCGAGGTTATCGACTTATCgccaaagaaagaaaggaaaagtaGGAAGAGCAAATCCCGTCGCGatgctcctccgcctcctccagtTCCAGATCCTCCATTGACGCCACCACCTGAGCCGAAGCAGTCTCGAAGACCCAAAATTCATCGCGAAGGAACTTCATTTGGTCGGTGGGCCGCGACACCGCATGAAGAGAGGGATGAGCCCCAAGAAAAGTCAACTAGACATAGACGACGAGAGGAAAAGACGTCCTCTAAGGGTTCCTCATCTGACAAAGTTGAGAAGACTCCATCACGATCTCGTGGCACTGCTTTGTTCAGTAAACCACCACTCACTCGTTCCGCTACCACGCGTGAGAAAAAAGACGGCATCAGCAGCAAACGTCGCCACTCTACTAATGCTCGCGGACTTGTATCGCCTCCTCCTGAAGATGTTCTCATGGGCGAGGATGAATTAAGCAATCGCCGCAAGTCGCGTAAACCTCGATCACGCGAAGGTGAAGATGCAATGATGTCTGGCGCTGCTCCTGTGCCTGATAGGTATGAACGACGTCGTTCAGATAAACCACGGTCGCATGAGGACGATGATTTGGTTATGGTAGATCCCGAACTCGCGCCCGATAGACGCGAGCGCCGCCGGTCTCACAAACCACGATCacgcgaagaggaagaagttgccgTGGTGGATACCGAACGACGTCGGCGAGCCAAGAGATCGAGGGATGAAGAGCCCGTGATGGTGGAGCCTGACGTTCCTTTTGACGCACCTCCGCGAAGTTCCAAGAAGTCCTCAGGTTTCGCTGGCCTCTTCAGTGGTTTGCGAACGCCGAAGACTGAACGACCTGACCCCCTGCGACGTCGCAGTACCTATGCAACAACTGACGACGAGGCCTTGCGCAGCGCTAAAATGGATGGTGATGCAGTATTAGTAGATGCTGACCGCGAAGCAAGACGAGCTGCACGCAGGGCCAAGAGGGCTGCTGAAAGCGGTCCTGACCCCGAGGAAGCAGCGCGTCGAGCTCGAGATGAGGCACGCCGTGAACGACGTCGACAGCGCGAGGAAGAGGCCGATCCTCTAAAGCAAGACAAAGAGGCCCGCCGTGCTGAACGCAGACGACAACGTGATGAAGATGCAAGACGTGCCCAGGAGGAGCGACATgcacaagaagaacaacaacgacTGCAAGAGGAAAAGGAGGCACAAAGAGCTGAACGTAGGCGCTTGCGTAGAGAACAGGAAGCTGCCGCAGCCGCAGAACAagccgaagatgaagaggctcGTCGAGCTGCCAAACGTGAACGACGCCGCCGCGACACAAAGCGAGCTGCTCGAGgtgctgaagaggaggaaggtCGTCAGCGACGAAGTCAGCAATCTGCAGACGAATATAATCAGCGGAGGTCCCATCGTCGCGAAGAGAGATCGCAGGCTCCAGCTTGGCCTCATTCTGGAACTTCATCATGGGTCAAGGAACACTCTGATGCGCCCCCTCCTCCTGACCTCGGTGACGGGGGTGAGGCAAATGGTGGACAGaccgaggatgagatggcaAGACGTGAAGCTCGTCGAGCTCATCGATCGAAATACGAGGAAGAGCCCACAGAAAGGGCCGAAGATCGGCGAAGGCGACGAGCAAGGCGAGACGATCGTGAGCGCGGCGGTCGAGATAGAGAACGTCACCGAGATAGGCGCTCGGAAGGTAGTGACGAACGACATCACAGCCGTCGAGCGCCAACCTTTATGGaggcaacaacaacacctcgCACAAGTTGGTGGAAGAAGATCGCTGGATGAGGAGTGATCAGGTGATGGATGAACGAACGAACGATACATGAGAGTCTATTTCAAGCGAGCGTGTTTGCCAATGCTATTTGGATGTTTGTCACTACTTGATGCATTTCGTTGTGGTGCTCTTGTTTTTGGTAACCACGTTCTATGTCAACATGGCACCAACATGGATATGGCCGGTGTTTAGGTTTGGCTTGACATTATCAACTCATGGCATGTCTGGGATTTGGTGCTTCGAGTATATTCTAGCATTGGATATTGATCATGGACTGGTATGGTATTTGAAGTCTGGATAAGTATATGCTGGATATAGCGAGCTGTTGTACTACATGTATACCCAGGTAAAGGCACGATGTAAACTCAATTAATGGGTTTTTTGTTTAGAAGTTGCTCGTCATTGAAGCTGAATAATCTTGATTATTGGAGGTCTCTTTGTGTCGACTCTAGCAAGTCACATTGCTGTAGAGGCAAAGGGCACATTTTCTACTCTATTTGTCAATTTTTGGCCCTTTTCCTGGCTGTACGAACGCCACTTTTAACTTACGGAAGTACACGAGTTGGGGCAATTGAATCCAATTGAATCCAATTCACATGGCAATTAAATCGAATTCCTTGAGTGACTTCATCACGCAATGATAGAGGTAATTCCAATATATGTAGCCTGTCCCTTGTTCTAATCATCCTGGAGAATCCTCCCTGGTCTGGAGGTCCATGTCTCACTCCACTTACCACCCACTAACCTTAGTACATGCCACTCTCAAGTTGCGCTGACGACACCTCAACCTTCAAGCCAACGTGGTCCTGcaaaccaccaccaccgaacTACAACTACACACCTACATTTCAGCTGCAGTACAACCTGGCCTACTCAAGCGCCGCTCCCAGGCGCTacatcaacttcttctgcAGCACATCGATGAGGTGACCACCAGCGATCACGTCAATCAGTTGACGACCGACAACGACGAGCTGTGACCCAACACCTCGGACGCTCTCGTCATTCGACCATGACTGCGCCGGGCAAAGGGTCGCGCTGGGGAGCGTTCCTCTCGTCGGCCTTTGAAGGCGTCGAGAATCGTCTCGACAACTTACTTGACGAAGACCAACAAGCAGCACAAGGAtatgagcagcagcagggaATGAAAGCCGCGCCCGCGCCCTCGCCATCACCAAGCCCCAAACCGACTGCATCTGGTATGCCTCTATTTTCTCCTCGACCGTGTTCTTATGTGGGCAGACTATCGCATGCTGACTCCTTGTTCTCTATAGCTGCCGCCCCGAAGCCCAACCGTGCCAATGATCGTCTACAAGCCAGGTTGGCCAAGGCTATGGCCTCGCGAACCTCACAATCGTCTCCTCGCAGCTCCATTGATACTTCTCGTAGTTCGGTTGATAAGGAGCGCCCTGCTAGCACTGAACCCGTAGTGATGAGACAAAGCATCGAAGTATCGGAAATCAAGCCAACTGAACCCGCCAACCAAATCGACAAGTCAACCTCCTCTGACAGCCCAGCTTCCGCTCCCCCACCTGAACAACCAGCGACATCTGAAGGAAGCGATAATAAGGAGTTTGGTGAACAAAACCTCAAGCATGATTTTCCCACCCCGATTATCGTTGAGCCGCCTCCTGAGGCCGAACCTCGAAGTGCACCAGAACAAGAAGTTACAGAACAATCCAGCATCCAGCAAAAGCCGAACAGCCCAATATCAGATACCAGGCATCCCGTAGAGGCACCAAAAATCGTAGATGCTCCAGTTGAAGAGTCACAGAAAGACCAGGACGCCACTCAAGCTCACGCGCCTCCTTCAGAAGAGATTCAAGAGTACATTGAGCAAATCGACTCGCTACAAGCCAAATTGCAGTTTCTGTCCAAAAATGCCGCCGATGCAGCTAGGCAGACTGCAAGCTCTGCTGAAGCGGGTAGTGTAGAGCGCAAATTGGCCgaaaaggatgagaagatcgcTCTGCTGATGGAGGAAGGACGAAAGCTTTCAACTTCAGAGCAAAAGTTCCGAACAACGGTTCGCAAGCTGCGCACCCAGATTATAGACAACGAGAAGCAGGCCAATGAACTCAAACAAGGTAAAGAAAAGGCTCTAGCCGAGGTGGAATCTCTGCGTAGTCgaatcaacaacaaggaagagcaagagaagagaaatgagGAAGTGCGAAAAGCGAAAGCTACGCTCCAGAAGGAACTCGACGCCCTGAAGAAAGAcaaagctgtcaaggaggaggCATATCGACGGCTGGAGCAAGAATCTAAAGCCAGGACTGAGCAAATACAAGCCACCCATACTGAGGCATTGAAAAAGGCGCtggatgttgagaagaacaaaCAGCAAGAACTTGACCGTACTATCGCATCACTGCGGTCAGAAAAAGAGGCATTGGTTGAGAAATTGCGCCTGACTGAGGTTGAGTGGCAAGAGAAGTTAGACCGGGCATTAGAACGTGGTCGGAatattgaagaagagctgaagcttGAGCTGAGAGCGGCCGAGGGCAAACTCGAGGCAATGAGAGTGACGGCCGAGGAGGCTTCTGCAGGATCTGGTGGTGACATCAAGTTGATACGACATATTGAAACCCTCCAATCGCAGTATGCATCAGCCAGCGAGAACTGGCAAGGTATAGAGACCTCACTCCTGACCAAAGCTGCCAGCCTTGAAAAGGAGAGGGACGAAGCGCAACGGCGAGAGTCAGAAATGCGAAAGAAGGCTCGTGACGCGGTAAATTATATGTTCTTGACACCAAAAAAGGGGAAGATGGCTGACATCTTCAACAGGCAACTCGGTATAAGCGACTCGAGGATGAGCTGCAGGACGTTAGTCCAGCTCTCACAGTCGCTCGGCAGGAGCTCGAGACATGTCGTGAAGAGCTTGCTGCCCTCAGAATCCAACACAGGAACTTGGAGACGGCCCTTGAACAGGCACGCaacgagctcgagaagcaacAGCGAGCGGCGAGCAGGGAGGTTTCGGCCGAGGCCGAACGAAGGCAATGGGCAGACGATGTTGCTATAAGCACACCCCGGTCTCAGAGCAGACCCGATTCCCCATTGCTTTCTGTTGCCCGAACCTTTAGCTCGGACTTCATCGGGCTTCCTGTACCAGCAAGACAGCCTCGTCGAGTGCCCACACCGGGAAGCCAAACCGAAAGCGCcggcgatggcttcttctttggacGAAGGATGTCCAGTCAACCCCCTCGTCCTAGTGCCTTGTCCACGGCCGGTCATGCGATACCTCCCCCACCCCCTTTCTCGCCCTTTGAGCCACCTACCGAGTCACCACGCGCCGCATCACCGCCACCAGATCGTGATGACGGTCTAGATGACGGTGACCCTTCATCTCCCCGCAACGTTGCGCAAGACATGATTTCGGTCTCGACAGTTGGGGCAGGTCCTTCCGTTCAGCTCGTCGAGAGAATGAGCGCGGCAATTCGACGACTGGAAGCCGAGAAGGTGGCTGCTAAAGAAGAGATGGCTCGTGTATGCAGCCAGCGAGACGAGGCGCGATCTGATATTGTGAACCTAATGACAGAGCTGGAAACACAAAAAACCGCTTCAGCACGGGTAACAGAATTAGAAGCAGAAGTAGAGAATATCAACTCGCGATACCAGACAACATTAGAGATGCTGGGCGAGAAGAGCGAGCTcgttgaggagctcaaggctgatgTTCAGGACGTTAAGGATATGTATCGTGAGTTGGTAGAACGGACCGTGATGAAGTAAGAAAAGGGAAGAGCTTGATTATATTTTACTTGGTTATCTTCTGCCTTGTTTTCATTGCTTTCTCGTGTTTGCATCTTAGACTCGGGAAAAGTCGTGATGTGTTGCACCTTTTCTCTCCCTTCTTCCAGCATGTATTCCTAGCTACCCTGGCAACTCGATACCCTCACGCTCTGCACCTTGTAAGACATATCGGCGTACCTGTTGACAAAGAGACAGAGTTAGATGGGAGTTTATAGAGTGGtgcgaagagaagagagccaAGAACTGCATGTTCTATTGCGTTTTAGAGATATACATACTTCTTTATCTGGTGCCAGATCAAGTGCTAGCTCATCCGCGCTGTTCTTTAGGGTGAAATCAGCGCCTTCTTTGAGCAGGGCAACAGCAGTGTCTCCTGAGGAACAGAGGTTAGTTACTTTTCGACGCCGGTGGCAAAGAGAAGCTCTTTACCATGTCCCTCTGCAATTGCGTGATGGAGGGGGGTGAAACCCTCATTATCAGCAGGATTTAGCGGACTTCTATTTTTGAGAAGCAGAGTCACCATTGGCACAGAaccgacagcagcagcgcgATGTATGGGATACTGCCCCCTGCAATCGCGTACTCGGGTCGACGCGCCGTTGTCGATAAGAACGCGGGCAATATCAaggttcttcttggaggCGACAAAGTGAAGGGCAGTCTATATGGTGAGCTTAGATGCTTCTCGATTCAGACTTAGTGATGGAAGCGTTACCTGTCCAGCAGAGTCTTCGAGGTCCGGTGAGTATATTTGAATTGATAGACGGAGAGTAATACTTACTCTTGAGGTTCACGTCCGCGTCTTTGGACATGATAAATTTGACAACAGCTTCACCCTCCGGAACACTGGCTGAGATCATCAAAGGAGACCACCCGCTTTCGTCCTAGAATGCGTCGGTTATAGTTCTGGAGAAGGGGGGGGGCACTTTCAATGAGAAGTCGTTGCTCACCTGGACATCAGCATCGAAACTGCGTTGGTTGGCTAACAACTGGACGATGTCCAAGTTGTTAGATGAAGCTGCCCAGTGTATTGGATACCGACCATCATTGTCCTTTCGTTGCGACAATTTTGGGTCTGACTGTCCAAGCAATCAATGTCTGAGACATACAGTTCAGCTATGAATATGAATATGAATGCTGACCTTGAGAAGCCCTTCAAAAACAGTTACTATATTTGCAGATTAGTGGTGATCCCAGTCATGGAGTTTGTATAATTCATTAAGCATACCTCGCCCCTCACGAGCAGCGGTATGAAGAGGAAACTTATCGTCCATATCCATACTGCCTACGAAGCGACAGAAGCTGATAAGGAGATTAATGTTGTTACTAAACTCCCGTCGCTTTGGAGGTATCAAACAGGTGCTGCTTGTTAGTGTGACGACTGGCCGTGGGTAGTTGATCTTACGTAGATCCCTGTTAGCGCAGAAGAGAGCTAGCAggaagtcaagtcaagtatGATAGGTGGAGAGCAAGATACAGTACCTTATCGTCCAGTTTAGgtagtacggagtaggtacCCGATCCTCTTAGCCACACACCTGTGGCGCTAGTGTGTAGAAAAATCTAGCGCCACACGCGGCTGCCAGCCTTTGCAAGCTTCCATCACAAAAGATATCCCAGTTTATCATAATCATCATCCCCAGCGGCCATCCTAGTGCTTTTGAGTCGCAAACACGAGCGCACATACACCATGGAGACACCAGAAGTTCCTCAAGATGCTCTTCGACTCAATGCTCTTGCCGCCCAAAATGCGAACGTCTCGAGAACAGTCTACGCTCATGCATCCGAGCGATCGACTACAAAGCGCCAGAAGCTAGACGCGTCCGAGGACCCCATCATCAAGAGACGGTTCCACAACGAATACTCAGATGTCGAGACTTTACCGCCATCAATTACTGCGAAGCTTCCAACGAAACAGCCTGGGAAGAAAACGTCTAAGGCTGGCGTGCCTGCTCGCCCAGCAATGAAACTCCTCGAGGGTGCGCCTAGTTCGGACAAGGCATCTGCTCCTGCTGCCAGGGACGAAAGCACACCACAGAACATGAGCCTTACGTCAAGAGGAGTGCAAGGCATTCAGCAGCAGAAACCAGAATGGCACGCGCCATGGAAGTTAATGAGGGTCATCTCTGGTCATCTCGGCTGGGTGCGCAGTCTGGCTGTTGAACCTGGCAACAAATGGTTTGCAAGCGGCGCAGGAGATCGAACTATCAAGATTTGGGACTTGGCCACGGGCTCGCTGAGGCTGACTCTTACTGGACATATCAGTACTGTGCGCGGTCTCGCAGTGTCCCCTCGTCATCCTTACCTCTTCTCTTGTGGCGAAGACAAGATGGTCAAGTGCTGGGATCTCGAGACTAACAAAGTCATTCGTCACTACCACGGACATCTCAGCGGTGTCTATACTCTTGCCCTACATCCAACACTCGATGTTCTGGTCACTGGCG
This region includes:
- a CDS encoding hypothetical protein (EggNog:ENOG41) → MTAPGKGSRWGAFLSSAFEGVENRLDNLLDEDQQAAQGYEQQQGMKAAPAPSPSPSPKPTASAAAPKPNRANDRLQARLAKAMASRTSQSSPRSSIDTSRSSVDKERPASTEPVVMRQSIEVSEIKPTEPANQIDKSTSSDSPASAPPPEQPATSEGSDNKEFGEQNLKHDFPTPIIVEPPPEAEPRSAPEQEVTEQSSIQQKPNSPISDTRHPVEAPKIVDAPVEESQKDQDATQAHAPPSEEIQEYIEQIDSLQAKLQFLSKNAADAARQTASSAEAGSVERKLAEKDEKIALLMEEGRKLSTSEQKFRTTVRKLRTQIIDNEKQANELKQGKEKALAEVESLRSRINNKEEQEKRNEEVRKAKATLQKELDALKKDKAVKEEAYRRLEQESKARTEQIQATHTEALKKALDVEKNKQQELDRTIASLRSEKEALVEKLRLTEVEWQEKLDRALERGRNIEEELKLELRAAEGKLEAMRVTAEEASAGSGGDIKLIRHIETLQSQYASASENWQGIETSLLTKAASLEKERDEAQRRESEMRKKARDAATRYKRLEDELQDVSPALTVARQELETCREELAALRIQHRNLETALEQARNELEKQQRAASREVSAEAERRQWADDVAISTPRSQSRPDSPLLSVARTFSSDFIGLPVPARQPRRVPTPGSQTESAGDGFFFGRRMSSQPPRPSALSTAGHAIPPPPPFSPFEPPTESPRAASPPPDRDDGLDDGDPSSPRNVAQDMISVSTVGAGPSVQLVERMSAAIRRLEAEKVAAKEEMARVCSQRDEARSDIVNLMTELETQKTASARVTELEAEVENINSRYQTTLEMLGEKSELVEELKADVQDVKDMYRELVERTVMK
- a CDS encoding hypothetical protein (EggNog:ENOG41); amino-acid sequence: MSKDADVNLKRDTAVALLKEGADFTLKNSADELALDLAPDKEVRRYVLQGAEREGIELPG
- the PRP46 gene encoding pre-mRNA-splicing factor prp46 (BUSCO:EOG09262KUJ); its protein translation is METPEVPQDALRLNALAAQNANVSRTVYAHASERSTTKRQKLDASEDPIIKRRFHNEYSDVETLPPSITAKLPTKQPGKKTSKAGVPARPAMKLLEGAPSSDKASAPAARDESTPQNMSLTSRGVQGIQQQKPEWHAPWKLMRVISGHLGWVRSLAVEPGNKWFASGAGDRTIKIWDLATGSLRLTLTGHISTVRGLAVSPRHPYLFSCGEDKMVKCWDLETNKVIRHYHGHLSGVYTLALHPTLDVLVTGGRDGVARVWDMRTRSNIHVLSGHTQTVSDLVCQEADPQVITGSLDSTVRLWDLAAGKTMGVLTHHKKGVRALATHPSEFTFASGSTGSVKQWKCPEGAFMQNFEGHNAIINTMSVNEQNVFFTGGDNGSMSFWDWKTGHRFQSLDTTAQPGSLDAEAGIMSSTFDRSGLRLICGEADKTIKIWKQDETATEESHPLEWKPTLARRKF